In Bradyrhizobium guangdongense, the sequence CGCGAAGATCTCGAACAATCTCGGCGATGCCAAGAGCCTCGTGACCCATCCGGCGACGACGACACATCAGCGGTTGAAGCCCGAGGTACGCGCCGAGCTCGGGATCGGCGAGGGATTCATTCGCTTCTCGGCCGGGCTCGAGCATCCGGATGATCTGATCGAGGATCTGACCGCGGCGCTGGAGAAGGCGTGAGAAACGAGTTCTTGTAGGGTGGGCAAAGCGCAGCGTGCCCACCATCCTCGATTACGATGACGAGGTGGTGGGCACGGCGCTTTGCGCCTTTGCCCACCTACGGCACCCGTGCCTACATCGGCCGATAGGTCCGCACATCCGCCGGCACGTTGACGCCCAGCTTGATCTGGCCGACCGAGCGGATGATGTCGTCGCCGAGCAACTGGGCGAAGCAGGCATAGCCCCAATCGTTCATGTGCAGGCCGTCGGCGATGACGAAGCTCTCGACCGGCAGCGCCTGCTTCTCGTGCCAGTCGCGCATCACCTCGAAGCGCGGAAAAATGCCGACGTGACGCAGCTCGGCGACCTTGCCGAGCAGCTTCACCATCTTGCCCGCGCTCTCGGCGCGCTTGTTGACGGCAGGTGAATATTGCGGATCGACCAGCACGATGTCGGCCTCGTCGGCGGCCTGGATCCGGCTGATGCCTTCTTCCACTGTTTTCGCCGTATCGCCGGGATCGAGGTTACGCAGCACGGCATTGGTACCGACCTGCCAGATCACCATGTCAGGATGCACGTCGATCACCTCCTTCTGGAGGCGCTTCATCATCTCGGGCGCGTCCTCGCCACCGACACCGGCATTGATGACGGTGATATCGGCGGTCGGATATTGCCGACGCAATTGCGCGGCGAGGCGGTTCGGGTAATTGAAGTCCGGCGAGCTCGCGCCAAATCCCGCGGTCGAGGACGAGCCGAACGCGACGATCACGACGGGCTTGCCGGCAATGAGCTTGTTCGCGACATGCGGCAAGGAGCCCATGGTCTTCGAGACGCCCTTCGGCGACAGGCAGGGCACGCGGCTGAAAATATCGCCGGCGGATTTCGCGACCTGCTTCACCTTGTCGATGGCGCGCGAGGTGAGACCGCGCTGCTCGCCTGCCGGCTGGCCGGTTGCGGCGACGGTCGTCTGGGACGGTGACGGCGGAGCGGGATCAGCCGCCTGCTGTGGAGCAGCTGTCGTCTGCGCGGCTTGCGCGCGAGCGGGTGTCTGCACGATGGGCATCAGCATCAGCAGCGCCGCCGCTGCGGGCGCAGCCAGCCGTGTCGACAGGCAAAAAGGGCGGAGAGAACTCATTAACGCTAGACCTCAATTTTGCTGCTCGGCCGGCCCCAGATGGGCGGCGTCGATCACGAACTGTGCCAACGCCCGGCCGATGCAATCATGGACCTGCTTCGCCAGCTCTGGGCCGCGGGTCGGGCTGAACAGGTCGAACTGACCCTGATCATTCCACTGCCGCATCATCGCGAAACGGTCGAACAGCGGGATATCATGCTCCTGCGCCACCACCCGCATATTATCAAGATAAGGCGGCGCCGAGATCATGGTTTCGGTGCGGGGGCTGTACTGCAAATTCATCAAGACGACGTCAGCCCCTGCATTTTGCAACGCAGCGACCCCTTCGGTCACCGCGTTGCGAAACTCGTCGGGATCGATGGATCGGATAGCATCCACGGTCCCGGTCTGCCAGATCACCAAAGTAGGCGTTTTTGCTTCCATCAGCTTAACGAAGCTTCCGGCAGTCTCCTCCGCGGTCTTCTTGCTCTGTATTTCTACGGAGACGTGCACGACCTCCGACGGCGGCAGCTTCTCCTTGAGGATCGCCTCCATG encodes:
- a CDS encoding SGNH/GDSL hydrolase family protein, whose translation is MKAKVLLSLILLCGGLAAPSARAEDAAPAAPTLPAACELPSYLLTSESQLHKVADTVKSGKPLEILVVGSRSTTIPSSESSSYPARMEAILKEKLPPSEVVHVSVEIQSKKTAEETAGSFVKLMEAKTPTLVIWQTGTVDAIRSIDPDEFRNAVTEGVAALQNAGADVVLMNLQYSPRTETMISAPPYLDNMRVVAQEHDIPLFDRFAMMRQWNDQGQFDLFSPTRGPELAKQVHDCIGRALAQFVIDAAHLGPAEQQN
- a CDS encoding SGNH/GDSL hydrolase family protein; translated protein: MSSLRPFCLSTRLAAPAAAALLMLMPIVQTPARAQAAQTTAAPQQAADPAPPSPSQTTVAATGQPAGEQRGLTSRAIDKVKQVAKSAGDIFSRVPCLSPKGVSKTMGSLPHVANKLIAGKPVVIVAFGSSSTAGFGASSPDFNYPNRLAAQLRRQYPTADITVINAGVGGEDAPEMMKRLQKEVIDVHPDMVIWQVGTNAVLRNLDPGDTAKTVEEGISRIQAADEADIVLVDPQYSPAVNKRAESAGKMVKLLGKVAELRHVGIFPRFEVMRDWHEKQALPVESFVIADGLHMNDWGYACFAQLLGDDIIRSVGQIKLGVNVPADVRTYRPM